gcaagagacacagctagcgagaaggacgtcacgcggtgcgtccgagggacgaagactgcggatgagtacgccagcggacaagaaggaaatacgcggcgattccgagggacgagaagccggagggaagcctgctcgagaagaccagaagttgggttcgggtgaacccttttcctgatgacagagatcacccaagcaaacggatctggagcagaagaaccggaccgaggcgggactgaaccagagaagaggttctggacgaaaaagtcaacttctgttgactttgggctccggggcgcccgaagcAGTCCGGgacgcccggaatgcttccgggcgcccggaccttgaatgttgaccagatcgagatttatctcgatctgaacattgggggataaaatttatcccccctagggcgcccggacccttccaggcgccccggccCTTTCAGGcggccccgaccaaggctataaatatagccttggtccagaagcttttcaatcaacttagaaattgtaaacaacacttgtgcgcttccactgtcTAGATTATCTTCTTTCTTTCTGtacctacactgctgtaaaagaggattctccacctgaaggagattgatagtgtttcatcttccttggattaacaaccacgtcggttgtaaccaagtaaatagttgtGCCTCTTCgtttctgcttttaatttactactttgcttactttaatttacaagtgttagtttaagagttcgagaaaggtgtttttgttttacagggctatcaaccccccttctagccggccgcaacggtcctacaacaaCAACCCCAATAGAGGGACAACCAAAAGCCCGCCTGGGTATCGGCAGAGTGGTTAGCATGGTGGTTGGATTGGAAGGAAGAAAATCTTGGTAATGTCGTCCAAGGCGACATTGACATGATAGCAAGTGGTCCGACCGACGGTGATTCCAACCAGGCTAGGAAATCACATGTGAGACGATTGGAGATCCATGTAGTCAGGTGTAGTAAGGAGAAGGCATAAGGACCAGAAATTAGTTTCGATCCTCGAGATTTGAGGGAGTGGAAATCCCTCATGACTATTCTTAATTATTAAGGTAGTGATTGCCAACTATAACATTCACCACACTTTTGATGACATAGGCAACTCGGttaatatcatattcaagaaggcatttgatTAATTTCAGATAGAAAAAAGTGAACTTCAGCCCACGATGACTCCGTTGTATGGGTTCACTAAAAATGAAGTGTTGCCGATCGACCAAGTTTACCTCGCAATCTCTTTGGGGGAGGAGCAGCTCATGAGGACTCACCGGACAAATTTcatagtggtggatgctcccttGGCCTATAATGTGATACTTAGCTAACCGACTCTCAATGAGTTATGGGTCACCGTCTCTACCttctgctagaagatcaagtttccaATGGATGACTCGGTCGGTAAAGTTAGAGGTGACTAGCTAGTAGCACGTATATATTATGCCGCCCGGAAAGCTCAACGACTAGAAGTAAACACAATTCAAAAGGCTCCACCAACCATGGTCTATAAAGAAAATGAAGAAATACAAATCCATCCTTGTCGATCGGAAGCCACCACCTTCATCACGACCGCTCTGAACCCTAAGTAGAGGGTCGAGCTAGTCGCTAGCTTGAAACACAACCATGATGGGTCAGCCTAGGCAACACACTAGCTTCCAGGTACTTCCCCAAGTGTTATGCAACAGGAGTTGCAGGTCCGATCGAACCCTCGGCCAGTCAAACAGAAGAAAAGAAATTTTGAGTTGGAGCAAAACATAATTATCGGAACAGAAGTCAAAAAACCATCTACAACCTTATCAGGTTGAGTAGTAAGTTTACACTAGATTTATGTAAGTTGTAAAAGTTATTGTTCTATGAATGCAAGAAATCTtaagtcaaaaataattaattatccaGATTCTTGTGTCGTTCGGCGTAGTTATAAGCTAACTTacctctcgtgccaagtgtcctagactctcatgtccttcagtcaagttataagcgagcttagcTCTAGCGCCAAGTGGCATAGACTTTTGCGCCATTCgaccgaattataagtgagcttagctctcacaccaagtgtcccagactctcacgccGTTCGGCCAAATTATAAGCGAGCTTCGCTCTCATGTCAAGTGTCCTAGACTCTTGTGtcgttcgatcgagttataagtgagcttatcTCTCGagccaagtgtcccagactctcacaccgttggaccgagttataagcgagcttagcTCTCGCgtcaagtgtcccagactctcgtggcgttcggctgagttataagcgagcttagcTCTTGTGGTGTCACAGACTCTCATGTCGTTCGGTCAAGTATAAGCGAACTTAGCTCTCAcgccaagtgtcccagactctcacaccATTTggctaagttataagcgagcttagcTCTCATGCccagtgtcctagactctcgtgccGTTTGAtctagttataagcgagcttagctctcgtgccaagtgtcctagactctcaagcCATTCGGCTGAGTTATAATTGAGCTTGGCTTTCGtgccaagtgtcccagactcttgtgtcattcagtcgagttataagcgagcttaacTCTCGTaccaagtgtcccagactctcatgtcgttcagtcgagttataagtgtCCCAAACTCTTGTGCAGTTCGGTTGATTTATAAGCAAGCTTAGCTCTTGCGCCAAGTATCTCAAACTCTCGTGTCGTTAgatcaagttataagtgagcataccctCACGTTTAAGCAAGTTGATCGACCATCTCGTAAAAAGGCTTGTTCCGTGAGCAAGTCTTAGAGAGTCAAGCCGAGCGACTGAGGTACGAGTAAACTGGCTCTCGCCTTTAAGTGCGGAGACTCTTCTGGAAACCCAGAAGACCACTATAGTGGAAGTTCTTTATAGTATTACTCGAGTAGACTATGGAAGCTAAGTCTAAAAGACGAAAAGAAGTATAAGTATAAATTAGTTCATCCACAAAACAAAAGCCCTAAGGCGTGGAACAAGCTTGCATTGCGTCAAACTTAAAAGATTTTTACAGAGTTGTTTAACTGTTATAAGAAATTACTATTGGGACCTTGATGCCcagttagaggggggtgaatagccgatcACCCACTTTGACTACTTCCTACACTTGATAgcatagcggaaatacaaaacaacaAGTATAATGAAAGCTTAACGGAATCTCAAATCTGTCGAGGGTAACTGATGGAATCCCAATTCTGTCGGGGTAGTATGATGGAATATCAATTTTGTTGTAATACCTTGAGGAAATACTATTCCGTCAGTAATTCCATGGGTATTCTAGGATTTTTTTTATGTCCTCTCGCCCAAGCAAGAAGACACACACCACTTGTCCTCTTTCCTTGATATCCGATCATCGAGTCTTTGAAATCTGTTCGCTTCATCAACGTAGCCCACTAAGCAGTCCTCGCTAGCAACTTCTCCATCGAGCTTGTCGTCGGAAGAGAGAGCGCGATGGTGTAGGTAATCATGACCGCCACCTGCCGCACCTACAACCTCAGCTTCAATTTGGGCGATGCTAAGAATGGGTACCAGTAATTCCATGGGtattctaggatttttttttatgtcCTCCCGCCCAAGCAAGAAGACACACACCACTTGTCCTCTTTCCTTGGTATTTGATCATCGAGTCCTTGAAATCCGTTCGCTTCATCAACGCAACCCACTAAGCAGTCCCCGCCAGCAACTTCTCCATCGAGCTTGTCGTCGGAAGAGAGAGCGCGATGGTGTAGGTAATCATGACCGCCACCTGCTGCACCTACAACCTCAGCTTCAATTTGGGCGACGCCAAGAATGGGTACCACGGGTCAATGTTGGTGTAAGCCTTCGCTGGCAATGTGATAGAGAAGGTGTCATTCCGGTCGCAGGGGAAGGGCGGGTTTACGATGGCGAGCTTAAAGTTCACATCGAGGGATAGTAGGACAAGGATCACTTTCTACAACTCGTATTACCACATGAGTGTGAGTGATCCGGGGGCCCTTTGGGTGCCAATGCTAGATCAGGTGAGTTTTTTTTTTCCGGTCAAAGCTTGAATCTTGAGGATATTTCCAAGGATTAAAGCTTAGATTTATGAACTAtctgggaggaggtgagggaaggagAGGAAAGGGTAGAACAGGAGAAGGGACATTTAAAATCCTATTTGGGAGGAAGTGAGCTACGAAAAGGAAAGGTAAGAAAGAGTAAGCTTTAATCTTCCTTACTGATAAAACGAAAGAATTTCTTACACCTCGATTTGGGGTTTAAGGAAGGATAAGgagaactaaaagaaattatatttcaattttatccctattttattatattaattataaAAGTCATTATTTTAGGTATTCTTTGCATCATGACAAAAAATACTCGGACCGCACGACGCTCGCACTCCGTCGACTTCGACGCAGACATCGACCTTGACGCCTACGCAGACTTTGACACCGATGTAGACTTCGACACCGACTTTGATGCCAACACCAACTTTGACACTAACGCTAACTTCGACGCCAATGCTGATGCCGACTTTAACAAATGAGCTATAATTGCTTGAACGTGTAAATCTTAATCAATAAATGTATGCAAAATGCACTAGGTTCTTGAACGCTTAAGTCTTTTAACAAAAGTGAGGGTAATtttataactttatatatttaaccttcattatTCTCACTTCCTCCCAAATACAGTAACACATGATACATTAATGAACTTTTCCTCATTCTCAAACAAAGAGAATATAAATACTTTActttccctcccttccccttccgtTAATAAACCTTCATTCACCCCATCCAAACAGAAGGTCAGAAGATCAGTAACAAACTTGTACCAAAACAgtatttttttttggggggggggttGTTTTGAGGAAAAAAAGTTATGCGAAGGGTGTTAAATGTGATGACGTCTGCTTTATCATTATTCAATAAAACTTTAAATCAAGAAATTTAATATAATACGTTAATGAACTTTCCCTCATTCTCAAACAAAGAGAATATAAATACTTTActttccctcccttccccttccgtTAATAAACCTTCATTCACCCCATCCAAACAGAAGGTCAGAAGATCAGTAACAAACTTGTaccaaaatagttttttttttttttttttttttttggggggggggggggggggggggttgtttTGAGGAAAAAAAGTTATGCGAAGGGTGTTAAATGCAATGACGTTTGCTTTCTCATTACTCATTAAAACTTTAAATCAAGGAATTTAATATAACTACGGTAAATTATCCTAAAATCCCTAATAACAAATTCAACTTCTTCAATCTCTACAtcagaaaaaatttattttcactcTCTACATGTAAATTTTTCTTTGCTTCAACTCTTTACTGCATATCGATTTACCTAATTACCTTTAATTTTTTTAGTCACAAAATCTAAAATGAGACATAATCCTCATAAATGCAATACATTTAAAttataatcaagtatattttttatcaaattaagtACGACTCTTTTTCAGCCTGACCAATTGATTtatatatttgatttttattaaatGATGCTAAATTTAAGAGTAATTATAccttattttagaatttttgtacctataaaaaataataaaagattttattctataaaaataatgatataatttatcataaatttagTGCAATttaactagaatctagtatatcaATGCGATTGGTTAGATGAAAAAAATAGTTAtattcaatttgatagaaaatatattagattttaatttaaatatgttaaatttaagaagaattatattttcattttagatttttatataaaaaaataacgaTAATCAGAAAAGTCGGTGTGTATCAAATAGTTGAAGTGaaaaaaattttacatataaaaagtgaaaataaattttatctgATGTCGAAATTGAGGAGGAAGTTGAATTTACGTGTAAAGAGTTTAGAGCAATTTACCGATaattgaagttttaaaaaatatttaataattctttAATTATAAAGAATATTActtttttttataaatgtttttttaaatggAAACATTGCACCAAATCTCGGTCATAATTCCCGTGTTATTTTTGCTGAAGCCCTCGTTCATTCCTCTCAAGCCTCCAAAAATGGGAGCTTTGTCACCTGCGCGGCAGCTCCTCCGTGGATCCGCCGCCAAGATCGATGCCGGCGACCTCGGCCTTCTGTTTCAGGCGCagcgtcgccacatggagcactTCTTCGAACATCTCGACCTCTCTCAGGCGGCGGGCTTCGCCCAGGTCCTCCTCGACGCCCCCGGCGCCATCTTCTTCTCCGGCGTCGGAAAATCCGGCATCGTCGCACAAAAGATCGCACATACTATGGCATCTCTAGGTTTTTCGCGCACGGGTTTCCTCCACCCCGTCGACGCCCTTCACGGCGACCTCGGAGCGGTTTTCCCTGGTGACCTCCTCGTCCTATTCTCCAAGTCTGGCGCCTCGGAAGAGCTCCTTTCCCTCGTTCCCTTCGCCCGCGCAAAGGGCGCTCGGCTTCTCTCTGTCACCTCCGCCACCGGAGGGTCCGGCAATCCCCTTGCGACTCGATGCGATGTGAATGTACATCTCCCTCTCCAGCGCGAGCTTTGTCCATTTGGCCTCGCGCCCGTCACCTCGGCGGCGATCCAGATGGTGTTTGGGGACACCATCGTAGCAGCCCTCATGGCTGCCCGTGGGATCACCAGGGAACAGTATGGTTCCAACCATCCCGCAGGAAAGATTGGCAAAAGCCTAATCTTTACGGTAATCCTGGAAAAACAACATCCTAATTTCTTTTTaccatgaatcaaatttaaattaatgcacATTTGAAAAACTGGCCTGTTCAGTCTTTGCATTTCAGTTGTGAGGTTAACTTCTTATGCTGTATATTGATCCTCGTAATTATGTTGATAAAACCACTATATCTATATGATACTCTACTCATGAATTTCATTGAATCAAGTCAATTTTTTGGTATGCCAAATTTCATTATATCTGATCTCTCTTAGTGTTTTGTTCTTATTTCCTGTCTGTTATTTCATTCAGAAGTCAGGATATACAAGTTAACTCTATACATCTTctatttaggttatttattttattgaGGCAACCATAATTATGTTGTCCAATAACCTTTTTTATCTGGCAATGCATTGTTTTTATCCTGTCTAATTTTAGTACTACGTTGAAATCAGAGCATGATATCTTTTGCTTAACAAAAAGAACATGACATGATATCTTGTAAGGTTTTTACAATATGTTGAGTAATTGGTAGTGACACATTTCtttaggattttaatttttaagtaggtcaaatgagcatagaaattttaatttttatcgtagaattcggacttcagaagtaaaacaaactttaaatgagatgcacaatggaaaagttgttggaccagatgatattccgatagaggtatggaagtgcttagggaaacaaggtattgaatgacttacaaaattatttaatatgatattgaaaacgaaaaaaatgcctgatcaatggaggataaatactctagttcccttatataagaacaagagaaacatacaaaattgtgcaaactataggggtattaaactaatgagtcatactatgaaactttgagaaaaagtaatagaaaaaagattaaggaatgagaccacagtgatagaaaatcaatttgggttcatgcctggaaggtcaacaatagaagctatacatctccttagacaattaattgaaaaatatcgggagcaaaaacaagatctacacatggtatttattgacttagaaaaagtttatgatagagttccaagagaaattatatagagaattttagaaaagagaggtgttagcgtaacatatattgaactaattaaggatcaGAGTAAAAACTTCAGGAggagtaactgaagtattttcaataaagatagggttacatcaaggatcagctctaagtccttatatttttacactaattatggacgaactcattgcacgcattcaagacacagtaccgtggtgcatgttgtttgcagatgatattattttggtagaggaaacacgtgaaggagtaaatgttaaactagaatcttggagggaaacactagaagggaaaggttttaagcttagtagattaaagacagaatatatgtaatttaagtttagcaatattagaagtaatgaaacaattgttaagataagagaggACGAATTGCCCGGAAccaagagatttaaatatttaggatcatttttgcaaaatgatggaggaattgagaaagatgtcttacatagaatacaagtaggatgggtgaaatggaggggagcgtcgagtgttttatgtgaccgtaagtACCACTTAAACTTAaaagtaagttctataaaactgcagttagacctgctatgttatatgtagctgaatgttgggctatgactcgagcacatgagtagaagatgagagttgcagagatgaggatgttaaggtggatgtgtggatatacgaggatggacaaaataagaaatgagagcattagagagaaagtcagagttgcatctattgaggaaaaactccgagagacgcgtttaagatggtacagacatgtacttagacgaccaataaatgctccagttaggcgatgtgaaactatgataaacatacatatcaaacaaggaagaggaaaaccaaaaaagacttggttaacaacaataaaacaagataaaatttatttaaagatagatgatgatataataggagatagagctcaatgacgtaaaatgattcatacagccgaccccacctagtggaaaaaggtttggttgttgtttaGATTACTTGAACTTTGTACATGACTTCCCATATTCTTGTAGGATACCGTGCATTGATGTCTGTTCTAATTTCCAATGTGTatatcattacaataaaaagCTGCGTGTTCCGGCCAAATACCTTGAATAGTCAAACTACCGGTCAATGGACAATTCAACTCACGCGTTTCTTGGAGGTTGCTAGTGTTGATGATGAAGAAACCTTGAAACACACTTCAAAAGAGGGTTAGACCAACTCTAGGAGTCCCGATAGGCCACTACGACGCTCAAATTAGGGTTTGCTTGAGGTGCTAAGCAAGAGGAAAAAGttgataagaagaagaagaagaggacctAGTTCAGTTGTTGAAACTTCGGATCCCTTTTACTTACCCTTTCTAGAGTTTATATAACTGTCAAAAGAGTATCTCCATGTCAGATGCTAGTTGTAGTGCGTTTCTCCATCATCATTGCATGCACTTGTGAGAGGACTAGATCCTATAGCCGTTAGTTGCCTCTCCATTTATTAGGTACCACGTGTCAATAAGAGAGCATCTAGAAGACCATATCTGAGAACCTTGTAACCGCCTCTTTATTCATTTGGCACCGTGTGTCACAAAATATTTGTCGTTGTCCGCCTCTCTTGAGGAAATGACCTTATTCAGGGCTCGTAAAGAAGGCAAATGCAAGGATAGATGATGAGATAGCATCAATGTTGAGTGGCCTTGCGAGTAGACGATATGGTGACTGAAACCGAGATATAGATGATATCGGGATCTAGAATATTGAAATGAGAGAAGTGTCAGCAACATGGACTGAGATCGGGATGACGGTGGCTAGATCTGAGACTGAGATAGAGGAGGTGTTGGCAGCTAGGGATTGAGACCAAGATGACAAGGGTTGGAGCTAGGCCCGAGACCTAGATGGTGCTAGGATTTGAGACTAAGATAAGAGGGGTGCTAGCAATTTAGGTCTTGAGACCTGGATGATGATGTTGGGATCTGACATTGAGATAGGAGAGGTGTCGACCTGGATGGTGCCGGATTCTGAGACTGAGATAGAAGAGGTGTCGGTAACATGGGCCTAGACATGAGCCATTGAGACTAAGATAAGAGGGGTGCTAGCAATTTAGGTCATGAGACCTGGATGATGATGTTGGGATCTGACATTGAGATAGGAGAGGTGTCGACCTGGATGGTGCCGGGATCTGAGACTGAGATAGAAGAGGTGTCGGTAACCTGGGCCTAGACATGAGCCATTGGGTGACTTGTACTTAACCAATCTTATATCTTTGAGACAAGAGTACTAAGCCGGTTCAATTGGACCCGAGTCTCATCTGATCAAAGCCCAATTCTCTTTGGGTCATGTTTGACTCATCTTGACTTTGGCTGACAAATCAGCAGGTCTTTTGACCCTAAGGGACACGTAGGGGCTGCAAAAAACTGCCACATCACGGGTTTGAAGTTTTACTTATTCTTAATTATAGAACTTGTCTTCTTAGTCAgtttgagttaaaaaaaaaaggttcATGATGCAATACTGGAGATGGGAAGGCGATGGTGAATAGAAATGTCCTAGAAAGAGCCTTGAGAAGATAGCACATGCTCATGTAGATATCCTTGTGCAGGTGAAGGATGTCATGAAGAAAAAGGAAGAGCTTCCTCTGTGCCAGGATGGGGACATGATAATGGATCAGCTGGCAGAGTTGACAAGCAAGGGTTGTGGATGTTTGCTTGTAGTTGATGATAGGCTCCATCTAATTGGAACCTTTACAGATGGTGATCTCCGTCGCACACTCAAGGCCCACGGTGCAGCTATATTCA
This genomic stretch from Zingiber officinale cultivar Zhangliang chromosome 7A, Zo_v1.1, whole genome shotgun sequence harbors:
- the LOC122002086 gene encoding probable arabinose 5-phosphate isomerase isoform X1 produces the protein MGALSPARQLLRGSAAKIDAGDLGLLFQAQRRHMEHFFEHLDLSQAAGFAQVLLDAPGAIFFSGVGKSGIVAQKIAHTMASLGFSRTGFLHPVDALHGDLGAVFPGDLLVLFSKSGASEELLSLVPFARAKGARLLSVTSATGGSGNPLATRCDVNVHLPLQRELCPFGLAPVTSAAIQMVFGDTIVAALMAARGITREQYGSNHPAGKIGKSLIFTVKDVMKKKEELPLCQDGDMIMDQLAELTSKGCGCLLVVDDRLHLIGTFTDGDLRRTLKAHGAAIFNLTVGEMCNRNPRTINPDAMAVEAMQTMESPPSAVQFLPVVDDQNTVVGIITLHGLVSAGL
- the LOC122002086 gene encoding probable arabinose 5-phosphate isomerase isoform X2; amino-acid sequence: MGALSPARQLLRGSAAKIDAGDLGLLFQAQRRHMEHFFEHLDLSQAAGFAQVLLDAPGAIFFSGVGKSGIVAQKIAHTMASLGFSRTGFLHPVDALHGDLGAVFPGDLLVLFSKSGASEELLSLVPFARAKGARLLSVTSATGGSGNPLATRCDVNVHLPLQRELCPFGLAPVTSAAIQMVFGDTIVAALMAARGITREQYGSNHPAGKIGKSLIFTVKDVMKKKEELPLCQDGDMIMDQLAELTSKDGDLRRTLKAHGAAIFNLTVGEMCNRNPRTINPDAMAVEAMQTMESPPSAVQFLPVVDDQNTVVGIITLHGLVSAGL